Proteins encoded together in one Miscanthus floridulus cultivar M001 chromosome 16, ASM1932011v1, whole genome shotgun sequence window:
- the LOC136510952 gene encoding uncharacterized protein, with the protein MAPGVRASKRVRASQGSQVQPPESQTRSSKRLLVSARDGQNVEDPTNGHDETPPQRSYTDAEEGDGAGGQDNTAVEEFSGGGAQDSTGADEDNVAGEEDTEGKLMFLCHSIMPSAPSQRAPRRPRPPTKGAQLDRMTKAIGRRMPIAVAEGKRRPHELVQAAKFASEAGVIIRDKVPVLTHWKDYKRDDRYYKDFVGKLSGRLAINPEDKPTEEACTDMLRFGVRQMRYWLKNKYFNGKPANEIPTTSPVACMSNAEWRVLVAKWCNPKNMESCEKNKQNRSKVKYHQATGSRSYVAHLHAYKKNNAEPSTEQNEELDLVEAFKTCHTSSKNGLSEPVREALSNMEALRGEPIAEGETAVSSVQVVSQVLSQNSSNHFLKSVGIKPVASSKSSSSNESELREELAAEAKATVQGEIDDLKKRSEEAEEKLARTQKEMEEYKKLTEINTKAIEENNALLKRILAINNGSST; encoded by the exons ATGGCGCCAGGAGTTAGGGCTAGTAAGAGAGTGAGGGCATCTCAAGGATCACAGGTTCAGCCTCCTGAATCCCAAACAAGATCATCAAAAAGGCTTCTTGTTTCGGCGAGAGATGGCCAGAATGTAGAGGATCCTACCAATGGTCATGATGAAACACCACCACAAAGGTCTTATACAGATGCAGAGGAAGGCGATGGAGCTGGTGGTCAGGACAATACAGCTGTAGAGGAATTCAGTGGAGGTGGTGCTCAAGACAGTACAGGTGCTGATGAAGACAATGTAGCTGGAGAGGAAGACACTGAAGGAAAGTTGATGTTTCTTTGTCATTCTATTATGCCATCTG CTCCTTCACAGCGAGCCCCAAGGAGACCTAGGCCACCCACCAAGGGAGCACAGCTGGACAGGATGACTAAAGCTATAGGAAGAAGAATGCCCATAGCTGTTGCTGAAGGGAAAAGAAGGCCTCATGAACTTGTTCAAGCAGCCAAGTTTGCATCTGAGGCTGGTGTCATCATTAGGGATAAGGTCCCTGTCCTAACTCATTGGAAAGATTACAAGAGAGATGATCGCTATTACAAAGACTTTGTGGGAAAGCTCTCT GGGCGCTTGGCCATTAACCCTGAAGACAAGCCAACAGAGGAAGCTTGCACCGATATGCTACGCTTTGGGGTGCGGCAAATGCGTTATTGGCTGAAGAACAAATACTTCAATGGTAAACCTGCAAATGAGATTCCCACAACTTCTCCAGTTGCATGCATGTCTAATGCAGAGTGGAGGGTACTGGTTGCAAAGTGGTGTAATCCAAAAAACATG GAATCATGTGAAAAGAACAAGCAGAATCGCAGTAAAGTCAAGTATCATCAGGCTACGGGTTCTCGCAGCTATGTGGCACACTTACATGCATAT aagaaaaacaatgcaGAACCAAGCACAGAACAAAATGAAGAACTTGATTTGGTGGAGGCCTTCAAGACCTGCCATACCAGCTCCAAAAATGGTCTCAGTGAACCAGTAAGAGAAGCACTT TCAAATATGGAAGCTTTGAGGGGAGAACCTATTGCTGAAGGTGAGACAGCAGTATCCAGTGTGCAGGTTGTGTCCCAGGTGCTCTCCCAGAACAGCTCAAACCATTTCCTCAAGAGTGTTGGCATCAAACCAGTGGcatcctccaaatcatcatcatcaaatgaaAGCGAGCTTCGGGAAGAACTAGCAGCTGAAGCTAAGGCTACTGTACAAGGTGAAATCGACGATCTCAAgaagagaagtgaagaagctgaggaaaagctggcgaggacacaaaaggagatggaggagtacaagaagctAACAGAGATAAACACCAAGGCAATAGAGGAGAACAATGCGCTGCTCAAGCgtatcttggccatcaacaatggTTCTTCGACATGA